A single Cydia splendana unplaced genomic scaffold, ilCydSple1.2 scaffold_42_ctg1, whole genome shotgun sequence DNA region contains:
- the LOC134805567 gene encoding uncharacterized protein LOC134805567: protein MLRFRENRIAVSGDIKDMFLRIQIHPQDQDALRFLWRDNPAEPVKTYVMTSLIFGAKCSPFVAQFIKNKNALRHEHTEPAAVDAICNSHYADDYIQSLPDEETAIKMVSTISKIHAEGGFEIRNWTSNSTSVLDSVPNETLGTAAVKFKMDQQFEGERTLGLIWFPATDELGFDVSLKRIPEQIVLGHQRPTKRIMLKVVMSIFDVFGFLAPFTIQGKIMLQDTWRSATGWDDEIPDDIYTRWVKWLDLLQLIGRLGIYAYLDGIRKHPYVRVRRSEAHSLRTIPVLRRALRLLRLPLRRTPGRNRLRARSLQV, encoded by the coding sequence ATGCTGCGCTTTAGGGAAAATCGTATCGCAGTATCCGGAGACATAAAAGATATGTTTCTACGCATCCAGATCCACCCACAAGATCAAGACGCCCTGAGATTTCTTTGGCGGGACAACCCTGCGGAACCCGTCAAAACGTACGTAATGACATCCCTAATATTCGGTGCAAAATGCTCGCCGTTTGTCGCGcagttcattaaaaataaaaatgcgcTGCGCCACGAGCACACCGAGCCGGCTGCAGTCGACGCGATCTGCAACTCTCACTACGCAGACGACTACATTCAGAGTTTGCCAGACGAGGAGACAGCAATAAAAATGGTAAGTACAATATCAAAGATACACGCAGAAGGTGGGTTCGAGATCCGCAATTGGACGAGCAATAGTACATCTGTGCTCGACAGCGTGCCAAATGAAACCCTCGGTACTGCTGCTGTAAAGTTTAAAATGGATCAGCAGTTCGAGGGCGAGCGGACGCTCGGACTCATCTGGTTCCCGGCCACGGACGAGTTAGGGTTCGACGTATCGCTTAAACGTATCCCTGAGCAGATTGTTTTAGGCCACCAAAGGCCTACTAAAAGGATTATGTTAAAAGTAGTCATGTCTATTTTTGATGTATTTGGATTTTTGGCGCCTTTTACTATACAGGGTAAAATCATGCTCCAGGATACGTGGCGATCAGCCACTGGCTGGGATGATGAAATTCCCGACGATATCTACACTAGGTGGGTAAAGTGGCTcgatttattacaattaataggTCGCCTAGGTATATACGCATACCTAGATGGTATCAGAAAGCATCCatatgtgcgagtgagacggaGCGAGGCTCACTCGCTGCGAACAATACCGGTGCTACGACGAGCGCTACGGCTGCTACGCCTGCCGCTACGCCGCACTCCGGGCCGAAATCGACTACGAGCGCGATCGCTGCAAGtgtaa